Proteins co-encoded in one Bremerella sp. TYQ1 genomic window:
- a CDS encoding SHD1 domain-containing protein: MKLDRFIGAWLLVPLLLAIFPLVAEAGKYKVGDVVQVYDDWRNEWKNGTVVDINRRGELLIETSSRLSLKRDVYHPRAVRFAFEDGAVGPARTWKDASGSFKVLAAPLGVEGEMLKIRKEDMTELEVPIAKLSESDQSYIERLKREMGSAITPVPENLPAERFSESGSGNTISSSFGAGDGRIAILPDPLPAYMRLREGGVAFGRTDASFWGEEFGVIIPVGGPQSLILASGEVHPRWSHRNQKPITRILWISVSEQKVINEQKLPENEFVLDYHPPTHRLLTYSYTKGDVHARDKEIALAIWEVLPTDESVKPVVRWETSPSEGLKDTPYARLIDGNTVLQRRNDGEYVGWDIAGKTIAYRFKQESFFKPLPTFSGSKRYGFLPEDKKVRVFEPLSGTTLTSLPAPNGSNAIAVSEDGKRVAVLDRNQITVWDLTDASKQPLKYHADQIGSASVNDLFWLGNDKLMATARGEMYLFSLPQRIVLWSYQFQGKTQRGAAERPLVHVINDHLVYSAIVEDDNGNSGLAVGNVRLPGPKVMDVFDGINREDLEIIKPGTRIRLEVRCGDEINQDVYVALKKKIEENDWILDQENPYAIMYADAERQNSVTTEYVVSGPGVYRRESVTYTPNLYKLKIAVKDEDLWSSQMRSGLPPFITIRPEESIQSRVPGYEKLSVSYFENVDLPARVMHPQYARGLGTTDVTTRGLIAGDLKPPPKFDDEETTDSQTNAPAGNTPDVLPPSGFGSGGNELPPNGFGSAPDEELPPNGFGSPDALPPNGFGSE, encoded by the coding sequence ATGAAACTGGATCGTTTTATTGGGGCATGGCTTCTTGTCCCGCTGCTTCTCGCAATCTTTCCGCTTGTCGCCGAAGCAGGAAAATACAAAGTTGGCGACGTCGTTCAGGTCTACGACGACTGGCGAAACGAATGGAAGAACGGCACCGTGGTCGATATCAATCGCCGTGGTGAGTTGCTGATCGAAACCTCTTCCCGGTTGAGCCTCAAACGCGATGTCTACCACCCCCGCGCGGTGCGTTTTGCGTTTGAAGATGGTGCCGTCGGACCGGCCCGAACTTGGAAAGATGCTTCCGGTTCGTTCAAAGTCCTTGCTGCTCCATTAGGCGTTGAAGGGGAAATGCTGAAGATCCGCAAAGAGGACATGACCGAGTTAGAAGTTCCGATTGCCAAACTCAGCGAATCGGACCAAAGCTACATCGAGCGATTGAAACGTGAGATGGGTAGCGCGATTACTCCCGTTCCAGAAAACCTTCCGGCCGAGCGTTTCTCGGAATCAGGATCCGGCAACACGATCTCCTCTTCCTTCGGTGCCGGGGATGGCCGAATTGCCATTCTGCCAGACCCACTCCCTGCCTATATGCGACTTCGCGAAGGGGGCGTCGCGTTTGGCCGAACAGACGCCAGCTTCTGGGGTGAAGAGTTCGGCGTGATCATCCCTGTTGGTGGTCCGCAGTCGCTGATCCTTGCTTCCGGCGAAGTCCATCCACGCTGGTCGCACCGCAATCAAAAACCAATCACGCGTATTTTGTGGATTTCGGTTTCTGAACAAAAAGTCATCAACGAGCAGAAGTTGCCCGAGAACGAATTTGTTCTCGACTATCACCCGCCGACTCATCGGCTGTTGACGTACAGCTATACCAAGGGTGACGTACATGCTCGCGATAAAGAAATCGCCTTAGCGATCTGGGAAGTTCTTCCGACCGATGAATCGGTGAAGCCTGTCGTTCGCTGGGAAACGAGCCCGAGCGAAGGCCTGAAGGACACACCCTATGCTCGACTGATCGATGGCAACACGGTCCTGCAGCGGCGGAACGATGGCGAGTACGTTGGCTGGGACATTGCCGGAAAAACGATCGCCTACCGTTTCAAGCAAGAGTCGTTCTTCAAACCGTTGCCGACGTTCAGTGGCTCGAAACGTTACGGGTTTCTGCCGGAAGATAAGAAGGTTCGTGTCTTTGAACCCCTGTCAGGAACGACATTGACTTCGCTTCCTGCTCCGAACGGATCGAACGCTATCGCCGTCAGTGAAGATGGCAAACGTGTCGCGGTGCTCGACAGAAACCAGATCACTGTCTGGGATTTGACCGACGCCTCGAAGCAGCCGCTCAAATATCATGCCGACCAGATTGGCAGTGCCTCGGTGAACGATCTCTTCTGGCTTGGAAACGACAAGCTTATGGCAACGGCTCGTGGAGAAATGTATCTCTTCAGTCTTCCCCAGCGAATCGTGCTCTGGAGCTATCAATTCCAAGGCAAAACGCAGCGGGGTGCGGCCGAACGCCCCTTGGTTCACGTCATCAACGACCACTTGGTTTACAGTGCGATCGTCGAGGACGACAACGGCAACTCTGGCTTGGCGGTAGGCAACGTCCGACTGCCTGGCCCGAAAGTGATGGACGTGTTTGATGGGATCAACCGCGAAGATCTCGAGATCATCAAACCAGGTACGCGTATTCGCTTGGAGGTTCGTTGCGGCGACGAAATCAACCAAGACGTTTACGTCGCACTGAAAAAGAAGATCGAAGAAAATGATTGGATTCTCGACCAGGAGAATCCCTACGCAATCATGTACGCTGATGCGGAACGTCAGAATTCTGTCACTACCGAGTATGTTGTTTCCGGGCCGGGGGTCTATCGTCGCGAGTCCGTGACTTACACTCCTAATCTCTACAAACTCAAGATCGCCGTTAAGGACGAAGACCTTTGGAGTAGCCAAATGCGAAGTGGGCTACCACCCTTCATTACGATTCGACCAGAAGAATCGATTCAGTCACGTGTGCCTGGCTACGAAAAGCTTAGCGTTTCCTACTTCGAGAATGTCGACCTACCAGCGAGAGTCATGCATCCGCAGTATGCTCGCGGTTTGGGAACCACCGATGTCACGACGCGAGGACTCATCGCAGGCGACCTGAAACCACCACCCAAATTCGACGACGAAGAAACGACCGATTCGCAGACCAATGCCCCAGCAGGGAACACGCCGGATGTTCTTCCTCCAAGTGGTTTCGGGAGCGGCGGTAACGAACTTCCTCCGAATGGATTTGGTAGCGCCCCGGACGAAGAGCTTCCCCCCAATGGGTTCGGCAGTCCCGACGCATTGCCACCCAATGGATTCGGCAGCGAATAG
- a CDS encoding DUF456 domain-containing protein produces MVYLAAVLLALLNSFAWLTTFITLPGNWILLLFTVLYAYFLPPDYYPRVSWTVVIVVAVLAVVGEVVEFLAGAAGAAKQGGSRWGVFLSIVGAFIGSLTGAVLLSFIPLLGTMIGALLGGALGAFGGAWLGEHKSEKTREERMAIGQGAFLGRILGTVGKLIVGVMMLVLVTLDSFFDLKREPIPEQVPTETPVTYFDNSKSNDALSSETSALRSVVRIE; encoded by the coding sequence ATGGTTTACCTCGCCGCAGTTCTACTTGCTTTGCTCAATAGTTTTGCCTGGCTGACAACATTCATCACGTTGCCGGGCAACTGGATTTTGCTGTTGTTCACCGTGCTTTACGCTTATTTTCTTCCGCCGGACTATTATCCGCGGGTCAGCTGGACCGTCGTCATCGTAGTCGCCGTGCTGGCCGTCGTCGGCGAGGTGGTCGAATTCTTGGCCGGAGCCGCAGGTGCCGCTAAGCAGGGAGGCAGCCGCTGGGGTGTCTTTCTGTCGATCGTCGGGGCGTTCATCGGCAGCCTGACAGGGGCCGTCTTGCTAAGTTTCATTCCGCTACTGGGAACCATGATTGGTGCGCTGCTAGGCGGGGCGCTCGGCGCGTTTGGAGGGGCCTGGCTAGGCGAACACAAAAGCGAAAAGACCCGTGAAGAACGAATGGCGATCGGCCAAGGAGCGTTTCTCGGCAGGATCCTCGGCACCGTCGGCAAGTTGATCGTCGGCGTGATGATGTTGGTGCTCGTCACGCTCGATTCATTTTTCGATCTGAAAAGAGAACCCATTCCGGAACAGGTTCCAACCGAAACGCCGGTCACTTACTTCGACAACTCGAAGTCAAACGACGCTTTGTCGTCAGAAACGTCAGCACTCAGATCGGTAGTACGAATCGAGTGA
- a CDS encoding deoxyhypusine synthase family protein gives MSISAFMEKHYRHFNAREMLDAAKTYKSMVEGGGKMFMSIAGAMSTAELGISLAEMIRQDKVHAISCTAANFEEDFFNLVAHDEYELCPNYRDLSPEEELKLRDGGFNRVTDTCIPETVIRHFEHNLLEYWKEADEKGEQHFPVDYFFRLLKDGKLQEHYQIPPENSWVLAAYEKGIPVFTPGWEDSTLGNIFAARVYDGTLSTHNVIHPGTRMMQDLVKWYLEHEKKGIGFYQIGGGIAGDFAICAVPLILQDLEMRDSNLWSYFCQISDSTTSFGSYSGAVPNEKITWYKLGKDSPKFMINSDASIVAPLMFSYILGQ, from the coding sequence ATGAGCATCAGCGCGTTCATGGAGAAGCACTACCGCCATTTCAATGCACGCGAGATGCTGGATGCGGCCAAGACGTATAAGTCTATGGTCGAAGGTGGCGGCAAGATGTTCATGTCGATCGCCGGCGCAATGAGTACCGCTGAATTAGGCATCTCGCTGGCCGAGATGATCCGCCAAGACAAAGTCCACGCTATCAGCTGTACTGCGGCCAACTTCGAAGAAGATTTCTTCAATCTCGTTGCTCACGACGAATACGAATTGTGCCCGAACTACCGCGATCTTTCGCCGGAAGAAGAATTGAAACTTCGCGACGGTGGATTCAATCGCGTGACGGACACTTGTATTCCGGAAACGGTCATCCGTCACTTCGAGCACAACTTGCTGGAATACTGGAAAGAAGCTGACGAGAAAGGGGAACAACATTTCCCTGTTGATTACTTCTTCCGCTTGCTGAAAGATGGCAAGCTTCAAGAGCATTACCAGATCCCCCCAGAAAACAGCTGGGTGCTCGCCGCTTATGAAAAAGGCATTCCCGTCTTCACCCCTGGCTGGGAAGATTCGACGCTGGGCAATATCTTTGCCGCTCGTGTTTACGATGGCACGCTGTCGACCCACAACGTCATTCACCCTGGCACTCGCATGATGCAGGATTTGGTGAAGTGGTACTTGGAGCATGAAAAGAAAGGAATCGGCTTCTACCAAATCGGTGGTGGTATCGCCGGCGACTTTGCCATCTGTGCGGTGCCGCTGATCCTGCAAGACCTGGAAATGCGGGACTCGAACTTGTGGAGCTACTTCTGCCAGATATCTGACTCGACGACTTCGTTCGGATCGTACAGCGGTGCGGTACCGAACGAAAAGATTACCTGGTACAAGCTCGGTAAAGATAGCCCGAAGTTCATGATCAACTCCGACGCGTCGATCGTTGCCCCGCTGATGTTCTCGTACATCCTCGGCCAGTAA
- the glgP gene encoding alpha-glucan family phosphorylase, translating into MSQAEMARTEDENVTAPVELSAEKLYEKCMSLANNLWWTWQPDVFNLFRDLDPIRWRQLDHNPIALLREFTPERLETRVAEMVLYSRINHAYRRLKEYMASSTPWADTHAGVLGGKPVAYFSAEFGIHESIQIYSGGLGVLSGDHIKSASGLGVPLVAIGLFYDQGYFKQHLNEEGYQMEEYLDTKVENLPMKPATDPDGKHITVTIEMKDGNLLAKVWQMNVGRVPLFLLDCDVEGNSPEDRELTSRLYGGDERTRIRQEMVLGVGGIKALKALGITPGVYHLNEGHSAFATLEAVRDHMHEDGMSFDDALREVAKRTVFTTHTPVPAGHDRFDAGLIEEHLGQLRESINISHEQLMGLGRVDTNNQHETFCMTVLGLKASRRANAVSQLHGHVSRSMWAHLWPWRVEEEIPIGHITNGVHIPSWIAWQMLQLYDRHFPSGWYERMGESDVWQHIHDVDPGELWETHATLKNLLLQFVRRRISRQCRRRGESDESVERARTVLDPNVLTIGFARRFATYKRADLFMSDVDRLVEMMSDPNRPVQFIFSGKAHPKDEPGKAKIKKIQNLRHDPQFRDKIVFIEDYDINVCRHLIQGVDVWLNNPRQPLEASGTSGQKVVLNGGLNCSILDGWWAEAYDGRNGFAIGTGRTHTDSAKQDARDAEDLYKVLENEVIPLYYDRDVDGLPRDWIKRMMYSISTSAWRFSAHRMVADYTKLCYVPAAGGLSSQMPT; encoded by the coding sequence ATGAGCCAGGCTGAAATGGCAAGAACCGAGGACGAAAACGTGACAGCACCAGTCGAACTCTCCGCCGAGAAGCTGTACGAAAAGTGCATGTCTTTGGCTAACAATTTGTGGTGGACCTGGCAGCCAGACGTTTTCAACCTGTTTCGAGATCTCGACCCCATTCGCTGGCGACAGTTAGATCACAATCCGATCGCGCTGCTTCGCGAATTCACTCCGGAGCGACTGGAAACACGCGTGGCGGAAATGGTGCTGTATAGCCGCATCAACCACGCGTATCGCCGACTGAAAGAATACATGGCCAGCAGCACCCCTTGGGCTGATACCCATGCTGGTGTGCTCGGTGGTAAGCCGGTCGCTTACTTCTCGGCTGAATTCGGTATTCACGAATCGATTCAGATTTATTCCGGCGGTCTCGGAGTTCTTTCCGGCGACCATATCAAAAGTGCCAGCGGACTGGGTGTTCCATTGGTCGCCATCGGCTTGTTCTACGATCAGGGCTATTTCAAGCAGCACCTGAACGAAGAAGGCTACCAGATGGAAGAATACCTCGACACGAAAGTTGAGAACCTTCCGATGAAGCCAGCCACGGATCCCGATGGCAAGCACATCACCGTCACCATCGAAATGAAAGATGGCAATCTGCTGGCGAAAGTCTGGCAGATGAATGTCGGCCGCGTGCCGCTGTTTTTGCTCGACTGCGACGTCGAAGGCAACAGTCCTGAAGATCGCGAACTGACCAGCCGCTTGTATGGTGGCGACGAACGCACGCGTATCCGTCAGGAAATGGTGCTTGGCGTCGGTGGTATCAAAGCCTTGAAGGCCCTCGGTATCACCCCAGGCGTTTATCACCTGAACGAAGGCCACAGTGCTTTTGCTACGCTGGAAGCTGTTCGTGATCATATGCACGAAGATGGCATGAGCTTCGACGACGCCCTTCGCGAAGTCGCTAAGCGTACCGTCTTCACGACGCACACGCCGGTTCCCGCTGGTCACGACCGCTTCGATGCCGGCCTGATCGAAGAACACTTGGGCCAACTGCGTGAATCGATCAACATCTCGCACGAACAACTGATGGGCCTTGGCCGCGTCGATACCAACAACCAGCACGAAACGTTCTGCATGACGGTTCTCGGCCTGAAGGCTTCGCGTCGGGCAAACGCCGTGAGCCAACTGCACGGGCACGTTTCCCGCAGCATGTGGGCTCACCTCTGGCCATGGCGAGTCGAGGAAGAAATTCCGATTGGGCATATCACCAATGGTGTGCATATCCCATCGTGGATCGCCTGGCAGATGCTGCAACTTTACGATCGCCACTTCCCCAGTGGCTGGTACGAACGTATGGGTGAATCGGACGTGTGGCAGCATATCCACGACGTCGACCCAGGCGAACTGTGGGAAACGCACGCCACGCTGAAGAACTTGCTGTTGCAGTTCGTACGTCGCCGTATCTCGCGTCAATGTCGTCGCCGAGGTGAGAGTGATGAATCGGTGGAACGCGCACGAACCGTGCTGGATCCGAACGTCCTGACGATCGGGTTCGCACGTCGCTTCGCCACCTACAAACGCGCTGACTTGTTCATGTCGGATGTCGATCGCTTGGTCGAGATGATGAGCGATCCGAATCGTCCGGTTCAGTTCATCTTCAGTGGTAAAGCTCACCCGAAAGATGAGCCAGGGAAAGCGAAGATCAAGAAGATCCAGAACCTGCGACACGATCCGCAGTTCCGCGATAAGATCGTCTTCATCGAAGACTACGACATCAATGTTTGCCGCCACCTGATTCAGGGCGTCGACGTCTGGCTGAACAATCCACGTCAGCCGCTGGAAGCATCCGGAACGTCCGGCCAGAAAGTCGTTCTTAACGGTGGTTTAAACTGCTCGATTCTCGATGGTTGGTGGGCTGAAGCCTACGATGGCCGCAACGGCTTTGCCATCGGCACCGGTCGAACTCACACCGATTCGGCCAAGCAAGATGCCCGCGACGCGGAAGACTTGTACAAAGTGCTCGAGAACGAAGTCATTCCGCTGTACTACGACCGCGACGTCGACGGTTTGCCGCGCGACTGGATCAAACGCATGATGTACAGCATCAGCACTTCGGCTTGGCGATTCAGTGCTCACCGCATGGTCGCTGACTATACCAAGCTGTGCTATGTGCCAGCCGCTGGCGGTCTCAGCAGCCAAATGCCTACCTAA
- a CDS encoding type VI secretion system contractile sheath large subunit, whose amino-acid sequence MAEIQVGGSRSHAPEVNEKTPLHILLIGNFRGSVHDDAAKTVSVDRDNLYELPEQLGVCLNGILASADGQTEQIEFHEFEDFEPDELFEKLSLFENLRTLRRRLLNPKHFDSAAAEVMSWARSSEVSSAAEATEASGVSAAAPGSEDLFADVLSQSHDASGSPLETGNWEAFIQEVLAGSNIQKVDPRQDDLVALVDQAIEESMRLVLRSPKFRSLEMNWRGLRWLTFQIETHAKLKFYVLDISAQRFREALESDDWQSGWLAETITKPSKTPGAIPWGMVGCLFPLGVNQDDLILAAKLGDLCQNAGAAAAVELRATKPDWLKMDDAVHDFWQANRMTRPMLNVAGLWPRVQLRLPYGKKYKSTDRFSFEEVSQPGGSQLAWGSPVWLACAAIAQGYNESGWGLDTSAVSQFGDLPLYYDPADDGDAYPCGEHLLTDEEFAKLMELGLSPVISFKNQDRVQVRGLQSMRGGKLQGPWS is encoded by the coding sequence ATGGCGGAGATTCAAGTCGGGGGTTCGCGCAGTCATGCGCCAGAGGTAAACGAAAAGACGCCGCTGCACATTTTGTTAATCGGTAATTTCCGAGGCAGTGTGCATGATGATGCAGCGAAGACCGTGAGCGTCGATCGCGACAATCTGTATGAATTGCCAGAGCAATTAGGCGTTTGCTTGAATGGAATTCTCGCTTCGGCTGATGGCCAGACCGAGCAGATCGAATTCCACGAGTTCGAAGATTTCGAGCCGGACGAACTATTCGAGAAGTTATCGCTGTTTGAAAACTTGCGAACACTGCGACGTCGGCTTTTGAACCCCAAGCACTTTGATTCGGCCGCAGCTGAAGTGATGAGCTGGGCCCGATCGTCGGAAGTTTCTTCCGCAGCAGAGGCGACCGAAGCGTCCGGTGTTTCGGCAGCGGCACCAGGGTCGGAAGATCTTTTCGCAGACGTACTTTCTCAATCGCACGACGCCAGCGGTTCGCCATTGGAAACAGGCAATTGGGAGGCGTTCATACAAGAGGTGCTTGCCGGGAGCAACATCCAGAAAGTCGATCCACGCCAGGATGATTTGGTTGCCCTCGTGGATCAGGCGATTGAAGAATCGATGCGGTTGGTCCTGCGTAGCCCTAAGTTTCGTTCGTTGGAAATGAACTGGCGTGGACTGCGGTGGCTAACTTTTCAGATCGAGACGCACGCGAAGCTTAAGTTCTACGTGCTGGACATCTCGGCTCAAAGATTTCGAGAAGCACTCGAATCGGACGACTGGCAGAGCGGCTGGTTGGCCGAGACGATTACGAAGCCATCCAAAACGCCAGGAGCAATTCCTTGGGGAATGGTTGGCTGTTTGTTTCCATTGGGCGTGAATCAAGACGACTTAATCCTAGCCGCGAAACTGGGAGATCTGTGTCAAAACGCTGGGGCTGCTGCCGCAGTTGAGCTTCGAGCCACCAAGCCAGACTGGCTTAAGATGGACGACGCGGTCCATGACTTTTGGCAGGCCAATCGCATGACGCGACCGATGTTGAACGTGGCAGGGCTTTGGCCACGCGTTCAATTGCGGTTGCCGTATGGAAAGAAGTATAAATCAACCGACCGTTTCTCGTTTGAAGAGGTCTCGCAGCCAGGCGGAAGCCAATTGGCATGGGGAAGTCCTGTGTGGCTGGCCTGTGCCGCAATCGCCCAAGGCTATAACGAATCAGGCTGGGGGCTCGATACATCTGCGGTATCCCAGTTCGGCGACTTGCCGCTCTATTACGATCCGGCTGACGATGGCGATGCCTACCCTTGTGGCGAGCACCTGTTGACGGACGAAGAGTTCGCCAAGCTGATGGAGCTGGGATTAAGCCCCGTCATTTCGTTCAAGAATCAGGATCGTGTTCAAGTGCGTGGGCTTCAGTCCATGCGTGGCGGAAAGCTGCAGGGACCTTGGAGCTGA
- a CDS encoding DUF1559 domain-containing protein → MRRRGFTLVELLVVIAIIGVLIALLLPAVQQAREAARRMSCSNNLKQIGLALHNYHDTHGTFPPSSIAGRWNTGAHGPTAWVCLLPYIEQGAFWDQIRTTSNDFSMTFWLGSTGSGPLRNLVKDIEVQGYSCPSSALPRFGTAGPSGDQVQVHKTDYILIAGSDNHISTDFAAYNSSSVSDGGVFRNFVGTSFRDITDGTSNTICVSEQSGFTVDGTNKTFDGRGHPVSGWYMGAKIIARPDGTDDSWGTDDRCWNITTVRQGIGTNIIGGNWAKPLACNTPIQSAHPGGALAIVSDASVRFLPETLDINVGKNLADRDDGNVTQLP, encoded by the coding sequence ATGCGAAGAAGAGGCTTTACGCTTGTCGAATTGCTGGTGGTGATCGCGATCATCGGCGTACTGATCGCGTTACTTTTACCAGCCGTCCAACAGGCCCGAGAAGCAGCTCGCCGAATGAGTTGCAGCAATAATCTCAAGCAAATTGGCTTGGCTCTACACAATTACCACGACACCCACGGCACGTTCCCGCCATCTTCGATTGCCGGTCGCTGGAACACGGGTGCCCACGGTCCGACTGCTTGGGTCTGCCTGTTGCCGTACATTGAACAAGGAGCGTTCTGGGATCAAATCCGTACAACGTCCAACGACTTCAGCATGACGTTCTGGCTTGGTTCCACAGGCTCTGGTCCGCTACGCAACTTGGTCAAAGACATCGAAGTCCAAGGCTACTCTTGTCCTTCGAGTGCCCTTCCCCGCTTTGGAACCGCTGGCCCTTCCGGAGATCAAGTTCAAGTCCACAAGACCGACTACATCCTGATCGCTGGAAGCGATAACCACATCAGCACTGACTTTGCCGCTTACAACAGCAGCTCGGTCTCGGATGGTGGCGTGTTCCGAAACTTCGTCGGGACCAGCTTCCGTGATATTACCGATGGTACGTCGAACACGATCTGTGTCTCCGAGCAATCTGGCTTCACCGTCGATGGCACCAACAAAACGTTTGATGGACGCGGGCATCCAGTAAGTGGTTGGTACATGGGAGCCAAGATTATTGCTCGCCCTGATGGCACTGACGATTCATGGGGAACCGACGACCGCTGTTGGAACATTACGACCGTGCGTCAAGGCATCGGTACCAACATCATCGGTGGCAATTGGGCGAAACCGCTGGCCTGCAATACGCCCATTCAGTCGGCCCATCCTGGCGGAGCATTGGCGATTGTCTCGGATGCTTCGGTTCGCTTTCTCCCTGAAACTCTGGATATCAACGTCGGCAAGAACCTGGCCGATCGAGATGATGGAAACGTCACGCAACTACCGTAA
- a CDS encoding carboxypeptidase-like regulatory domain-containing protein, with product MFKYVSFFALLLFMIGCGPSGPHRVTVTGQVSLDGKPVQGGSISFENTATGHAARGDIGDGSYEIAVPPGEYKIAVEPSLVEVPSRNPNSPPTTKYADNIPKKYHSIRTTDLSADVSDDKASFDFELSK from the coding sequence ATGTTTAAATACGTTTCGTTTTTCGCTTTGCTGCTTTTCATGATTGGCTGTGGCCCGTCCGGCCCTCATCGAGTGACCGTTACCGGTCAGGTTTCGCTGGACGGCAAGCCTGTTCAAGGTGGTTCCATTTCCTTTGAAAATACAGCCACAGGTCACGCGGCACGGGGCGATATCGGCGACGGCAGCTACGAAATCGCGGTTCCTCCTGGCGAATACAAAATTGCCGTCGAACCTTCTTTAGTGGAAGTTCCTTCGAGAAACCCCAATTCGCCGCCGACGACGAAGTACGCCGACAACATCCCCAAGAAGTATCACTCGATTCGTACTACCGATCTGAGTGCTGACGTTTCTGACGACAAAGCGTCGTTTGACTTCGAGTTGTCGAAGTAA
- a CDS encoding antibiotic biosynthesis monooxygenase, translating into MSRVHVAITHQAKPGKEAEYEAALRNFARESLHEPGTAGVLLLAPVPGTHGCEYGILRSFEDQSSCDAFYQSERFRQFHELTKPLVVEEATRRKLHGLEAFFRDPRTSPPRWKMAIITWLGVFPSVLFWGTLLPPYLTAIPSLMTVALTTMCVTITLAWVVMPMLTKVFAPLLHPPISHVSILDEDT; encoded by the coding sequence ATGAGCCGTGTGCATGTTGCGATCACCCACCAGGCGAAGCCAGGAAAAGAAGCAGAATACGAAGCTGCTTTACGAAATTTCGCACGGGAATCGCTTCACGAGCCAGGAACAGCTGGCGTTTTGTTGTTAGCCCCTGTTCCGGGAACCCATGGGTGCGAGTACGGAATTCTGCGTTCGTTCGAAGATCAGTCGTCCTGCGACGCGTTTTATCAATCGGAGCGTTTTCGTCAATTTCACGAACTGACAAAACCATTGGTGGTGGAAGAGGCAACACGCCGAAAGCTTCATGGCTTAGAAGCATTCTTTCGTGATCCACGCACCAGCCCTCCACGCTGGAAGATGGCCATCATCACGTGGCTTGGTGTGTTTCCTTCGGTGCTGTTCTGGGGCACGCTGCTGCCCCCGTACCTGACGGCAATCCCCAGCTTAATGACCGTTGCCCTCACGACCATGTGCGTGACCATCACGCTGGCCTGGGTCGTCATGCCGATGCTGACGAAGGTTTTCGCCCCGCTGCTGCACCCGCCGATTTCGCACGTGTCGATCCTGGATGAGGACACCTAA